The following coding sequences are from one Streptomyces venezuelae window:
- a CDS encoding xanthine dehydrogenase family protein molybdopterin-binding subunit, which yields MTTTTATTAVTGAVGTAHTRIEGREKVTGAARYAGEIPFADLAHGWLVLSTIARGRIRSVDDAPVLAMPGVLAVLHHGNAPRVDADYVGMLGKPDPVVGVLQHDRVPFVGWPVALVVAETSEQAREAAEALVVHYDQEPHDVAFSAGRPGTYTPDGDAMRTAVGDLESRLAASAHVVDAEYTTPEEHHSAMEPHAATARWDDGRLDIVDSNQGSTWVADELAKLFSLDPPSVRVRSEHVGGAFGSKGLRAHQVLAVMAATVLDRPVRVVMTRRQMFSLIGYRSPTAQRVRLGADPDGRLLAFDHQGQSLSSTVHEFVEESAGFGRAMYAADAHHTVNRLVRLDVPTPTWVRAPGEAPGSFAVESALDELAEKCGMDPIELRARNEPAVGPVSGLPFSSRNLLACFDEGARRFGWADRDPRPGVRREGRWLLGTGTAASTFPVLVAPSTAAVTAEADGMFTVRITAADVGTGARTALTLIAADALEVPTERVRVRIADSDFGPAMIAGGSMGTRSWGWAVMLAARELREKLVPGGDIPPEGLTARSNTSDVIGALAQKERHAFGAQFAEVAVDVTTGEVRVRRMLGIFAAGRIVNPLTARSQLIGGMTWGLSMALHEEAVRDPATGGLVGPDLAGYHIASHADVPHIEADWVDDPDVEDPVGIKGVGEIGIVGAAAAIANAVRHATGVRHRSLPIRPDRVLRAGTVLGEEREEHRA from the coding sequence ATGACCACGACCACCGCAACCACCGCGGTGACGGGCGCGGTCGGCACCGCGCACACCCGCATCGAAGGCCGTGAGAAGGTCACCGGAGCGGCCCGCTACGCCGGTGAGATCCCCTTCGCCGACCTCGCCCACGGCTGGCTCGTCCTGTCCACCATCGCCCGCGGCCGGATCCGTTCGGTCGACGACGCACCTGTCCTCGCGATGCCCGGTGTCCTCGCCGTCCTGCACCACGGGAACGCGCCGCGCGTCGACGCGGACTACGTCGGCATGCTCGGGAAGCCGGACCCGGTCGTCGGGGTCCTCCAGCACGACCGGGTGCCCTTCGTGGGCTGGCCGGTGGCGCTGGTCGTCGCCGAGACGTCCGAACAGGCCAGGGAAGCGGCCGAGGCGCTGGTCGTCCACTACGACCAGGAGCCGCACGACGTCGCCTTCTCCGCCGGACGGCCCGGGACCTACACGCCGGACGGCGACGCGATGCGCACGGCGGTGGGGGACCTGGAGTCCCGGCTCGCCGCGTCCGCGCACGTCGTGGACGCCGAGTACACGACCCCCGAAGAGCACCACAGCGCGATGGAGCCGCACGCCGCGACGGCACGCTGGGACGACGGGCGGCTGGACATCGTCGACTCCAACCAGGGCAGCACCTGGGTCGCGGACGAGCTCGCGAAGCTCTTCTCCCTCGACCCGCCCTCCGTGCGGGTCCGCTCGGAGCACGTCGGCGGCGCCTTCGGCTCCAAGGGCCTGCGGGCCCACCAGGTGCTCGCCGTGATGGCGGCGACCGTCCTCGACCGGCCCGTCCGCGTCGTCATGACGCGCCGCCAGATGTTCTCCCTCATCGGCTACCGCAGCCCCACCGCGCAACGCGTCAGGCTCGGCGCCGACCCGGACGGGCGGCTCCTCGCTTTCGACCACCAGGGGCAGAGCCTGTCGTCGACCGTCCACGAGTTCGTCGAGGAGAGCGCCGGTTTTGGTCGCGCCATGTACGCGGCCGACGCGCACCACACCGTCAACCGTCTCGTCCGCCTCGACGTGCCCACCCCGACCTGGGTACGGGCCCCCGGCGAGGCGCCCGGCTCCTTCGCCGTGGAGTCCGCGCTCGACGAACTCGCCGAGAAATGCGGCATGGACCCGATCGAGCTGCGGGCCCGCAACGAACCCGCTGTCGGCCCCGTGTCCGGGCTGCCGTTCAGCAGCCGCAACCTGCTCGCCTGCTTCGACGAGGGCGCCCGCAGGTTCGGCTGGGCGGACCGCGACCCGCGCCCGGGAGTGCGCCGCGAAGGGCGCTGGCTGCTCGGCACCGGCACCGCCGCGTCCACCTTCCCCGTGCTCGTCGCCCCGAGCACGGCCGCGGTGACGGCGGAGGCCGACGGAATGTTCACCGTGCGCATCACCGCCGCGGACGTCGGGACCGGCGCGCGGACCGCGCTCACCCTCATCGCCGCCGACGCCCTCGAAGTGCCGACGGAGCGGGTCCGCGTCCGCATCGCCGACAGCGACTTCGGCCCCGCGATGATCGCGGGCGGCTCCATGGGCACCCGTTCCTGGGGCTGGGCGGTCATGCTCGCCGCGCGCGAACTGCGCGAGAAGCTGGTTCCCGGCGGTGACATCCCGCCAGAGGGTCTCACCGCGCGCTCGAACACCAGTGACGTGATCGGCGCGCTCGCACAGAAGGAACGGCACGCGTTCGGCGCCCAGTTCGCCGAGGTCGCCGTGGACGTCACCACCGGGGAAGTCCGCGTGCGGCGCATGCTCGGCATCTTCGCCGCGGGACGCATCGTCAACCCGCTCACCGCACGCAGCCAGCTGATCGGCGGCATGACCTGGGGCCTGTCGATGGCGCTGCACGAGGAGGCCGTCAGGGACCCGGCGACGGGCGGCCTGGTCGGCCCGGACCTCGCGGGGTACCACATCGCCTCGCACGCCGACGTGCCGCACATCGAGGCGGACTGGGTCGACGACCCGGACGTGGAGGACCCCGTCGGCATCAAGGGCGTCGGCGAGATCGGCATCGTGGGTGCCGCGGCCGCCATCGCCAACGCCGTCCGGCACGCGACCGGCGTCCGCCACCGCTCCCTGCCGATCCGCCCCGACCGCGTCCTGCGGGCGGGAACCGTACTCGGGGAAGAGCGGGAAGAGCACCGTGCTTGA
- a CDS encoding FAD binding domain-containing protein, with amino-acid sequence MRDFGYQRAYDVSGAVAVLGTDPDARYLGGGTNLVDLMKTGVERPALLVDVRELPLDTVETTEDGGLRVGATVTNSDLAAHPDVRRRYPALTQAVLAGASGQLRNMATVGGNLLQRTRCGYFTDLSKPCNKREPGTGCSAVGGEHHNHAILGATDHCVAVHPSDMGVALTAFDAVVHYETAEGPGELPLTEFYLPVGDTPHLETSLPPGALITHVTLPPAPVAAHSRYRKVRERASYAFAIGSVAAALDVQDGVVRDVRIGIGAVASRPWRARAAEQALTGGPATAEAFAAAADAELAAARPLPDNGYKVTLTRNLVVAVLSELTEEAAR; translated from the coding sequence ATGAGGGACTTCGGCTATCAGCGGGCGTACGACGTGTCCGGCGCGGTCGCCGTGCTCGGCACCGACCCCGACGCCCGTTATCTCGGCGGCGGCACCAACCTCGTCGACCTGATGAAGACCGGCGTGGAACGGCCCGCGCTCCTCGTCGACGTACGCGAACTGCCCCTGGACACCGTCGAGACCACCGAGGACGGCGGGCTGCGCGTCGGCGCGACCGTCACCAACAGCGACCTCGCCGCCCACCCCGACGTGCGCCGCCGCTACCCCGCCCTGACGCAGGCCGTCCTCGCCGGCGCCTCCGGGCAGCTGCGCAACATGGCGACCGTCGGCGGGAACCTGCTCCAGCGCACCCGCTGCGGCTACTTCACCGACCTCTCCAAGCCCTGCAACAAACGCGAGCCCGGCACTGGCTGCTCGGCCGTCGGCGGCGAACACCACAACCACGCGATCCTCGGCGCCACCGACCACTGCGTGGCCGTCCACCCCTCCGACATGGGCGTGGCCCTCACCGCCTTCGACGCGGTCGTCCACTACGAAACCGCCGAAGGCCCGGGCGAGTTGCCGCTCACCGAGTTCTACCTGCCCGTCGGCGACACCCCGCACCTGGAGACCTCGCTGCCGCCCGGCGCGCTCATCACCCACGTGACGCTGCCGCCCGCCCCCGTCGCCGCGCACTCCCGCTACCGCAAGGTGCGCGAGCGTGCCTCCTACGCGTTCGCCATCGGCTCGGTCGCCGCCGCCCTGGACGTACAGGACGGTGTCGTACGGGACGTACGCATCGGTATCGGCGCGGTCGCGTCCCGGCCGTGGCGTGCCCGGGCGGCCGAACAGGCGCTGACCGGCGGCCCGGCGACCGCCGAGGCGTTCGCCGCCGCGGCCGACGCCGAACTGGCCGCGGCCCGCCCGCTGCCCGACAACGGCTACAAGGTGACGCTGACGCGCAACCTCGTCGTGGCCGTGCTGTCCGAACTCACCGAGGAGGCCGCCCGATGA
- a CDS encoding (2Fe-2S)-binding protein produces MAPSTSSAVTLNINGEKHTLSVDHRTTLLDALRERLDLTGTKKGCDQGQCGACTVLIDGRRAVSCLTLAVASEGREITTIEGVADGDRLHPVQQAFLDRDGFQCGYCTPGQICSALGALKEHAAGWPSAATADVRPEAGVPQLTAEEIRERMSGNLCRCGAYVSIVQAVAEAARAGDGAAADEEAAVGEGAA; encoded by the coding sequence ATGGCTCCATCGACGTCCAGTGCCGTCACCCTGAACATCAACGGTGAGAAGCACACACTGTCCGTCGACCACCGCACCACCCTGCTCGACGCCCTGCGCGAGCGGCTCGATCTGACCGGCACCAAGAAGGGGTGCGACCAAGGCCAGTGCGGGGCCTGCACGGTGCTGATCGACGGCCGCAGGGCCGTCTCCTGTCTCACCCTCGCGGTCGCCTCCGAAGGCCGCGAGATCACCACCATCGAAGGCGTCGCGGACGGCGACCGGCTGCACCCCGTCCAGCAGGCCTTCCTCGACCGCGACGGCTTCCAGTGCGGCTACTGCACGCCGGGACAGATCTGTTCCGCCCTCGGCGCGCTGAAGGAGCACGCGGCGGGCTGGCCGAGCGCCGCCACCGCCGACGTGCGCCCCGAAGCGGGCGTTCCCCAGCTCACCGCCGAGGAGATCCGCGAGCGGATGAGCGGCAACCTGTGCCGCTGCGGCGCGTACGTGTCGATCGTGCAGGCCGTCGCCGAGGCGGCCCGCGCGGGAGACGGAGCAGCAGCGGACGAGGAAGCAGCAGTGGGAGAGGGAGCGGCATGA
- a CDS encoding TetR/AcrR family transcriptional regulator codes for MGHHKTPPLRSDAQRNRERILEVALAELTLASDAPLSVIAKKAGVGQGTFYRNFPNRESLVLEVYRYEVQQVSDAACQLLATREPDRALREWMDRLVRYAMAKAGLAEAIRKATSTLGSLAGVGPGPLTEAVGHLLRANEEAGTIRPGVTPDDFLLAIAGLWHIDPHSDWETRAGRLMDLVLDGLRAGAPGREHG; via the coding sequence ATGGGTCACCACAAGACCCCGCCCCTGCGCTCGGACGCGCAGCGCAATCGCGAGCGGATCCTCGAAGTGGCCCTGGCGGAGCTGACACTGGCGAGCGACGCGCCGCTCAGCGTGATCGCCAAGAAGGCGGGGGTCGGCCAGGGCACGTTTTACCGCAACTTCCCGAACCGCGAGTCCCTCGTCCTGGAGGTGTACCGCTACGAAGTGCAGCAGGTCTCCGACGCCGCCTGCCAGTTGCTGGCGACGCGGGAACCCGACCGCGCCCTGCGCGAGTGGATGGACCGCCTCGTCCGGTACGCCATGGCCAAGGCGGGGCTAGCCGAGGCGATCCGCAAGGCCACGAGCACGCTCGGCAGCCTGGCCGGGGTCGGCCCCGGCCCGCTCACCGAGGCCGTCGGACACCTGCTGCGGGCGAACGAGGAGGCCGGAACCATTCGGCCGGGGGTCACCCCCGACGACTTCCTGCTCGCCATCGCCGGCCTCTGGCACATCGACCCGCACAGCGACTGGGAGACCCGGGCGGGCCGTCTGATGGACCTCGTCCTGGACGGCCTGCGGGCCGGGGCACCGGGGCGCGAACACGGCTGA
- a CDS encoding type 1 glutamine amidotransferase domain-containing protein, protein MSKILFVVTGVDHWTLADGTRHPTGFWAEEAVAPYEAFKAAGHEIVVATPGGVVPTVDGGSLAPEVNGGQEGAEKVAASLAAFTELQHPVKLSEVHLDDYAAVFYPGGHGPMEDLAVDADSGKLLTTALETGKPLGIVCHAPAALLAAVSADGAPSFAGYRLTGFTNAEETQAGLADRAKWLLQDRLVQGGADFQEGEPWAPHVVVDRNLVTGQNPASSAPLAVELLGKLA, encoded by the coding sequence ATGTCGAAGATCCTTTTTGTAGTCACCGGCGTCGACCACTGGACCCTCGCCGACGGAACCCGGCATCCGACCGGTTTCTGGGCCGAGGAGGCCGTCGCGCCGTACGAGGCGTTCAAGGCCGCCGGACATGAGATCGTCGTCGCCACGCCCGGCGGCGTCGTCCCCACGGTCGACGGCGGCTCCCTCGCCCCCGAGGTCAACGGCGGACAGGAAGGCGCCGAGAAGGTCGCCGCCTCGCTCGCCGCGTTCACCGAGCTCCAGCACCCGGTCAAGCTCTCGGAGGTGCACCTCGACGACTACGCCGCCGTCTTCTACCCCGGCGGCCACGGCCCCATGGAGGACCTCGCCGTCGACGCCGACTCCGGAAAGCTGCTGACCACCGCCCTGGAGACGGGCAAGCCGCTCGGCATCGTCTGCCACGCCCCGGCCGCGCTCCTGGCCGCCGTCTCCGCCGACGGCGCGCCCTCGTTCGCGGGCTACCGCCTCACCGGCTTCACCAACGCGGAGGAGACCCAGGCCGGACTCGCCGACCGGGCGAAGTGGCTGCTCCAGGACCGCCTGGTGCAGGGCGGCGCCGACTTCCAGGAGGGCGAGCCCTGGGCCCCGCACGTGGTCGTCGACCGCAACCTCGTCACCGGCCAGAACCCCGCGTCCTCCGCCCCGCTCGCCGTCGAGCTGCTCGGGAAGCTGGCCTGA
- a CDS encoding TetR/AcrR family transcriptional regulator: MGTDRLDEVLDAAYDCLTRYGARRTTMDDIASAMGVSRSAVYQYVRGKDDAFRRLAGRLHEQALRRAREAASADVPYAERLHGVLAAKLDLVLQLAGDSPHATELLDGKARLFGDICTSFTTELREVLTGLFTEAGTVAGVAPAEAADICVALVVGLEGMRDPRGLLAPATDALATGLLDTAARAENP, translated from the coding sequence ATGGGCACCGACCGGCTCGACGAGGTCCTCGACGCCGCCTACGACTGCCTCACGCGGTACGGCGCGCGACGCACCACGATGGACGACATCGCCTCCGCCATGGGCGTGTCCCGGTCCGCCGTCTACCAGTACGTGCGCGGCAAGGACGACGCCTTCCGCAGGCTCGCGGGACGCCTCCACGAGCAGGCGCTCCGGCGCGCCCGGGAGGCGGCCTCCGCCGACGTCCCGTACGCGGAGAGACTGCACGGCGTCCTGGCCGCCAAGCTCGACCTCGTCCTCCAGCTCGCCGGGGACTCCCCGCACGCCACGGAGCTGCTCGACGGGAAGGCCCGCCTCTTCGGCGACATCTGCACGTCGTTCACCACGGAGCTGCGCGAGGTGCTGACCGGCCTGTTCACGGAGGCGGGCACGGTCGCGGGCGTCGCGCCCGCCGAGGCCGCGGACATCTGCGTCGCGCTGGTCGTCGGCCTGGAAGGCATGCGCGACCCGCGGGGCCTGCTGGCCCCGGCCACGGACGCGCTCGCCACCGGCCTGCTCGACACGGCGGCCCGCGCAGAGAACCCGTAG
- a CDS encoding aldehyde dehydrogenase family protein: MTTDVTLTDRTASLVARMRATFASGRTRPLAWRQEQLTRLRALFTENREAIADALHSDLRKPRPEAYGAEIDLPVHEIDHTLAHLAEWLEPQRLDRASLAGLPEGSTAGTQYEPLGTVLVIAPWNYPVQLSLVPVAGALAAGNAVILKPSELAPATSDFMARLVPQYLDPEAVAVVEGGIPETTALLAERFDHIFYTGNGTVGRIVMRAAAEHLTPVTLELGGKSPVFVDRDADVATVAARLADAKFRNAGQTCVAPDYVLTDPETARALAAALAEAVERLFGADPQSSPAYGRMVNERHFDRVSALLGSGTTAFGGRTDRDDVYIAPTVLTGVTADDPVMAEEIFGPVLPIVEVADLDEAIAFINDRDKPLALYGFTENETTRRRLAAETSSGGLGFGLPMAHLRVSELPFGGVGESGMGSYHGPHSIAAFSHRRARLDVPLGAGKQLGAGK; this comes from the coding sequence ATGACCACCGACGTCACCCTCACCGACCGGACCGCCTCCCTGGTCGCCCGCATGCGCGCCACCTTCGCGTCCGGCCGCACCCGGCCCCTCGCCTGGCGGCAGGAGCAGCTGACCCGACTGCGCGCGCTGTTCACCGAGAACCGCGAGGCCATCGCCGACGCCCTCCACAGCGACCTGCGCAAGCCACGCCCCGAGGCGTACGGCGCGGAGATCGACCTGCCCGTACACGAGATCGATCACACGCTGGCGCACCTCGCGGAGTGGCTGGAGCCGCAGCGGCTCGACCGGGCCTCCCTCGCCGGGCTGCCCGAGGGGTCCACGGCCGGCACGCAGTACGAACCGCTGGGCACCGTACTGGTCATCGCCCCGTGGAACTACCCCGTCCAGCTGTCCCTCGTACCGGTGGCGGGAGCGCTCGCCGCGGGCAACGCGGTGATCCTGAAGCCGAGCGAACTCGCCCCGGCCACGTCGGATTTTATGGCCCGACTCGTGCCGCAGTACCTGGACCCGGAGGCCGTCGCCGTCGTCGAGGGCGGCATCCCCGAGACCACGGCTCTGCTCGCCGAGCGCTTCGACCACATCTTCTACACCGGCAACGGCACGGTCGGCCGCATCGTGATGCGCGCCGCCGCCGAGCACCTCACGCCCGTCACCCTCGAACTGGGCGGCAAGTCGCCGGTGTTCGTGGACCGGGACGCCGATGTCGCCACCGTCGCGGCCCGGCTGGCGGACGCCAAGTTCCGCAACGCCGGGCAGACCTGCGTCGCGCCGGACTACGTCCTGACCGACCCGGAGACCGCCCGTGCCCTGGCGGCCGCGCTCGCGGAGGCCGTGGAGCGTCTCTTCGGCGCCGACCCGCAGTCCTCACCGGCGTACGGCCGGATGGTGAACGAGCGGCACTTCGACCGCGTGAGCGCCCTGCTCGGCTCGGGCACGACGGCGTTCGGCGGGCGGACCGACCGGGACGACGTGTACATCGCGCCGACCGTCCTGACCGGCGTGACGGCGGACGACCCCGTCATGGCGGAGGAGATCTTCGGCCCGGTCCTGCCCATCGTGGAGGTCGCGGACCTGGACGAGGCGATCGCGTTCATCAACGACCGCGACAAGCCCCTGGCTCTGTACGGCTTCACGGAGAACGAGACGACGCGGCGCCGCCTCGCCGCCGAGACGTCGTCCGGCGGGCTCGGCTTCGGGCTGCCGATGGCGCATCTGCGCGTGTCCGAGCTGCCGTTCGGCGGGGTCGGCGAGAGCGGCATGGGCAGTTACCACGGCCCGCACTCCATCGCCGCGTTCAGCCACCGCCGCGCCCGCCTGGACGTGCCGCTCGGAGCGGGCAAGCAGCTCGGCGCAGGCAAGTAG
- a CDS encoding FAD-dependent oxidoreductase, with translation MPRPLRVAIVGAGPAGIYAADALLKSAVAVEPGVSIDLFERMPAPFGLIRYGVAPDHPRIKGIITALHQVLDKPQIRLFGNVDYPRDISLDDLRSFYDAVIFSTGATADRALDIPGIDLDGSYGAADFVSWYDGHPDVPRTWPLDAEKVAVLGVGNVALDVARILAKTAEELLPTEIPANVHEGLKANKALEVHVFGRRGPAQAKFSPMELRELDHSPNIEVIVDPEDIDYDEGSIATRRGNKQADMVAKTLENWAIRDVGDRPHKLFLHFFESPVEILGEDGKVVGLRTERTALDGTGNVKGTGEFKDWDLGAVYRAVGYLSDELPKLPWDVTSGTVPDVAGRVIEESGEHLRSTYVTGWIRRGPVGLIGHTKGDANETVASLLDDRENGRLHTPASPEPEAVDAFLGERGVRFTTWDGWYRLDAAEKALGEPQGRERVKIVEREDMLEASGA, from the coding sequence ATGCCTCGCCCTCTGCGGGTAGCCATTGTCGGAGCCGGCCCCGCCGGAATCTACGCCGCCGACGCGCTGCTCAAATCCGCAGTGGCGGTCGAGCCGGGTGTGTCGATCGACCTCTTCGAGCGGATGCCGGCGCCGTTCGGTCTGATCCGCTACGGCGTCGCCCCCGACCATCCCCGGATCAAGGGCATCATCACGGCCCTGCACCAGGTGCTCGACAAGCCCCAGATCCGTCTCTTCGGCAACGTCGACTACCCGCGCGACATCAGCCTGGACGACCTGCGCTCGTTCTACGACGCCGTGATCTTCTCCACGGGTGCCACCGCCGACCGCGCGCTCGACATACCCGGCATCGACCTCGACGGCTCGTACGGTGCCGCCGACTTCGTGTCCTGGTACGACGGCCACCCCGACGTGCCGCGCACCTGGCCGCTGGACGCCGAGAAGGTCGCCGTCCTCGGCGTCGGCAACGTAGCGCTCGACGTCGCCCGCATCCTCGCCAAGACCGCCGAGGAGCTGCTGCCCACCGAGATCCCGGCCAACGTCCACGAGGGCCTCAAGGCCAACAAGGCCCTGGAGGTCCACGTCTTCGGGCGTCGCGGCCCCGCGCAGGCCAAGTTCAGCCCGATGGAGCTGCGCGAACTGGACCACTCGCCGAACATCGAGGTCATCGTCGACCCCGAGGACATCGACTACGACGAGGGCTCGATCGCCACCCGGCGCGGCAACAAGCAGGCCGACATGGTCGCCAAGACCCTGGAGAACTGGGCGATCCGCGACGTCGGCGACCGCCCGCACAAGCTGTTCCTGCACTTCTTCGAGTCGCCGGTCGAGATCCTCGGCGAGGACGGCAAGGTCGTCGGCCTGCGCACCGAGCGCACCGCCCTCGACGGCACCGGCAACGTCAAGGGCACCGGCGAGTTCAAGGACTGGGACCTCGGGGCGGTCTACCGCGCCGTCGGCTACCTCTCCGACGAACTGCCCAAGCTGCCCTGGGACGTCACCTCCGGCACCGTTCCGGACGTGGCGGGCCGCGTGATCGAGGAGTCCGGCGAGCACCTCCGGTCGACGTACGTCACCGGCTGGATCCGACGCGGCCCCGTCGGCCTCATCGGCCACACGAAGGGCGACGCCAACGAGACCGTCGCGAGCCTCCTCGACGACCGCGAGAACGGCCGGCTGCACACCCCCGCCTCGCCCGAGCCCGAGGCCGTCGACGCCTTCCTCGGCGAGCGCGGCGTCCGCTTCACCACCTGGGACGGCTGGTACCGCCTCGACGCGGCGGAGAAGGCGCTCGGCGAGCCGCAGGGGCGCGAGCGCGTGAAGATCGTCGAGCGCGAGGACATGCTCGAGGCGAGCGGCGCGTAA
- a CDS encoding TOPRIM nucleotidyl transferase/hydrolase domain-containing protein translates to MADMAAFRDAVNSWATGGPRGPASELAGQWGLRTAVLLEGPSDLAAVDALAARRGRDLAAEGVCVVPMGGAMSVGRYAGLLGAPGLGLRLTGLCDVGERRFYDRGWERAGGSRQDIHVCAADLEDELIRALGTERVEEIIREEGDLRAWQTLQRQPAHQGTPRHQQLRRFFGTKKGRKIRYGGLLTEALAPGEVPPPLDDLFASV, encoded by the coding sequence ATGGCGGACATGGCGGCATTCAGGGACGCGGTGAACAGCTGGGCGACGGGTGGTCCCCGCGGGCCCGCGAGTGAGCTGGCGGGGCAATGGGGGCTGCGGACCGCGGTGCTGCTGGAGGGGCCGAGCGATCTCGCGGCTGTCGACGCGCTGGCCGCGCGGCGGGGCCGGGATCTGGCCGCCGAAGGGGTGTGCGTCGTGCCGATGGGCGGGGCGATGAGCGTCGGGCGGTACGCCGGGCTCCTCGGGGCGCCCGGACTCGGGCTGCGCCTGACGGGGCTGTGTGACGTGGGGGAGCGGCGCTTCTACGATCGGGGGTGGGAGCGGGCCGGCGGTTCGCGGCAGGACATTCACGTCTGCGCCGCCGACCTGGAGGACGAGCTCATCCGCGCGCTGGGCACGGAGCGGGTCGAGGAGATCATCCGGGAGGAGGGCGACCTGCGCGCCTGGCAGACTCTGCAGCGGCAGCCCGCCCACCAGGGCACCCCGCGTCATCAGCAGCTGCGACGCTTCTTCGGCACCAAGAAGGGGCGCAAGATCCGCTACGGCGGCCTCCTGACGGAAGCTCTCGCCCCCGGCGAAGTGCCCCCTCCGCTCGACGATCTGTTCGCGAGTGTGTGA
- a CDS encoding AAA family ATPase, producing the protein MPEHATNLSAPTRLGVAEALLDLLRDSTTEPRTDTQLEALTLAVSADLPVLLWGEPGIGKTAALTQLATSLDLPLTTVIASVHEPSDFSGLPVVGDDPAEQGIPMAPPDWAVRLVRAGRGLLFLDELSTAPPAVQAALLRVVLERRIGALQLPPGVRIVAAANPPSSAADGWELSPPLANRFVHLQWAHDHDVVVRGLGGTWPHATLPRLAPEKLSEAVDFARRGVCGLLAARPGLVHRLPGGEARRGGAWPSPRSWEMALRLTAFATAAGSSRDVLSLLVRGTVGDGPGLELLAALDRMDLPDPELLLADPAHADLPQRGDLRQAVLDAVVAAVRNRPERSRWDAAWALLVRAVETGAPDLVVVPATTLAALRREDWDVPASIERLAGTVGLSRRADRSLARATRTARDTARAGR; encoded by the coding sequence ATGCCCGAACACGCCACGAACCTCTCCGCCCCCACCCGACTCGGCGTCGCAGAGGCCCTGTTGGACCTCCTGCGCGACTCGACCACCGAACCCCGCACCGACACGCAGCTGGAAGCACTCACCCTGGCTGTCTCCGCCGACCTCCCTGTGCTCCTGTGGGGAGAGCCGGGCATCGGCAAGACCGCGGCCCTCACGCAACTCGCCACCTCCCTCGACCTGCCGCTGACCACGGTGATCGCCAGCGTGCACGAGCCGTCCGACTTCTCCGGGCTGCCCGTCGTCGGGGACGACCCGGCGGAACAGGGCATCCCGATGGCACCCCCGGACTGGGCCGTCCGCCTCGTCCGGGCCGGCCGCGGGCTGCTGTTCCTCGACGAACTGTCCACCGCTCCCCCGGCCGTGCAAGCGGCTCTGCTCCGTGTGGTCCTCGAACGACGCATCGGTGCTCTCCAACTCCCGCCCGGTGTACGCATCGTGGCAGCAGCCAACCCGCCGTCCTCGGCAGCCGACGGCTGGGAGCTCAGCCCGCCGCTCGCCAACCGGTTCGTCCATCTGCAATGGGCCCACGACCACGACGTGGTCGTACGTGGCCTCGGCGGGACCTGGCCGCACGCCACGCTTCCCCGGCTCGCACCCGAGAAGCTGTCGGAAGCCGTGGACTTCGCCCGTCGCGGCGTATGCGGGCTGCTGGCCGCACGCCCCGGACTCGTACACCGGCTGCCCGGCGGCGAGGCGCGCCGCGGCGGGGCCTGGCCCTCGCCACGCAGCTGGGAGATGGCGCTGCGTCTGACCGCGTTCGCGACCGCCGCCGGGTCCTCGCGCGACGTGCTCTCCCTGCTGGTCAGGGGCACCGTGGGAGACGGCCCGGGGCTTGAGCTGCTGGCGGCGCTGGACCGGATGGACCTGCCCGATCCCGAACTGCTCCTCGCCGACCCCGCGCACGCCGACCTGCCGCAGCGGGGCGATCTCCGTCAGGCGGTGCTCGACGCCGTGGTGGCCGCGGTCAGGAACCGTCCGGAGAGGTCGCGCTGGGACGCGGCGTGGGCGCTGCTGGTCCGCGCGGTCGAGACCGGCGCACCCGATCTGGTCGTCGTGCCCGCCACCACGCTCGCCGCGTTGCGCAGGGAGGACTGGGACGTACCGGCCTCGATCGAACGCCTCGCCGGGACCGTGGGCCTGTCCCGGCGGGCGGATCGTTCGCTGGCGCGCGCCACGCGCACGGCGCGCGACACCGCCAGGGCGGGCCGGTGA